A genomic region of Trifolium pratense cultivar HEN17-A07 linkage group LG3, ARS_RC_1.1, whole genome shotgun sequence contains the following coding sequences:
- the LOC123913381 gene encoding leucine-rich repeat extensin-like protein 3, translated as MASPTHNWRTQKITLVLLIICISFSFSFEEAIITSPKKLDYPVVGQPADYTEIKCGSCPCGSTCGDQSPPPPPPPPSPPPPCEPPTPPPPPPPPPPPSPPPPPPKCPQNCNPLLPPPPPRFIYVPVPGQVNQPKPYWIYYYSGAENRVGSLLVLALGLLIATVFG; from the coding sequence ATGGCTTCTCCAACTCACAATTGGAGAACTCAAAAGATTACACTAGTGCTACttattatttgtatttcattttccttttcatttgaAGAAGCTATAATAACATCTCCAAAGAAGTTAGATTATCCAGTGGTTGGTCAGCCAGCAGATTACACCGAAATCAAGTGTGGATCATGTCCGTGTGGATCTACGTGTGGTGACCAATCTCCTCCACCTCCACCTCCACCTCCATCTCCGCCACCACCTTGTGAACCACCAACACCACCACCTCCTCCGccaccacctcctccaccatcaccacctcctcctcctcccaagTGCCCTCAAAATTGTAACCCCTTGCTACCACCACCGCCACCGAGGTTCATATATGTGCCGGTGCCAGGTCAGGTAAACCAACCTAAACCATATTGGATATATTATTACTCTGGAGCTGAAAACAGAGTTGGGAGTTTGCTGGTTTTAGCTTTGGGACTATTAATTGCAACAGTATTTGGATGA
- the LOC123918263 gene encoding uncharacterized protein LOC123918263 — protein sequence MSFNQPLSHSVLLTGRDFQPLSHICELPPPPKPPDRVVTPMSSLNLSLLVTTGKHFSILQTSLQLFDEMPKCHITSLTSLPTVWSAIINRCMNNDQFVAFDLFKDMHRMPTTPSDFQEYFDDKHMLCAAWLLEMLNLYESNYENCAESDPIKNFLIEEIKVLKEVKWIGLPNFMLQAAFISLLQRKLQVSTQRACEKLIAKQKNSIQHVMEAVECGKTKGSEYLVLFLKLVFIVLIWRVWLEFRIIHS from the exons ATGTCATTCAACCAACCACTGTCACACTCTGTTCTCCTTACGGGCAGAGATTTCCAACCTCTGAGCCACATTTGTGAGCTCCCACCGCCACCGAAACCACCCGACAGGGTTGTCACTCCAATGTCGTCCCTCAATTTGTCTTTGTTGGTCACCACCGGAAAGCACTTTTCAATCTTACAAACTTCCCTCCaactgtttgatgaaatgccaaAGTGCCACATAACTTCTCTAACTTCTCTACCAACTGTTTGGAGTGCAATCATCAACAGGTGCATGAATAATGATCAGTTTGTTGCTTTTGATTTGTTCAAAGACATGCATAGGATGCCTACTACCCCTAGTGATTTTCAAGAGTATTTTGATGACAAGCACATGCTTTGTGCCGCTTGGTTGCTGGAAATGCTTAATCTATATGAAAGTAATTATGAAAACTGTGCTGAAAGTGATCCTATAAAGAATTTTCTAATTGAAGAAATTAAGGTTTTGAAAGAGGTTAAGTGGATTGGTCTTCCAAATTTCATGCTGCAAGCTGCATTTATTTCTTTACTCCAGAGAAAGCTTCAAGTGTCCACTCAAAGAGCATGTGAGAAACTGATTGCTAAACAGAAGAATTCAATCCAACATGTGATGGAGGCTGTTGAGTGTGGAAAAACAAAG GGGTCAGAATATTTGGTTTTGTTTCTAAAGCTGGTGTTTATAGTTCTGATTTGGAGGGTTTGGTTAGAGTTTCGAATTATCCACTCATGA
- the LOC123913382 gene encoding protease Do-like 7, whose product MEFNAVTAEDWSKSVRKVFPAVVVLRTTATRTFDSYSASVGSATGFVVDKRRGFILTNRHVVRPGPVVADARFSSGEEVPVHPIYRDPVHDFGFFRYDPSAIKFLNYEEIPLAPEAASVGLEIRVVGNDSGDKVSISPGTIVRLDRGAPQYKKDGYNDFNTFYIQATSVTKVGSSGSPVIDWQGRAVALHAAGNALSTTAYFLPLERVVRALRFLQKGRKTYVNKWKPVSIPRGTLQVIFLHKWFFETRQLGLRSETEQIVRHASPASETGMLVVESVVPGGPGDKHLEPGDVLVRVNGQVITQFLRLETILDDNVNSNIELQIERGGSSKSLTILVQDLHSITPNYFLEVSGAVIHPLSYQQARNFRFNCGLVYVAEPGYIFFKAGVPRHAIIKKFAGQEISCLEELISVLSKLSRGAQVPLEYISYVDCHRRKLVSVTVDRHEWYAPPQIYTRDDSTGLWIATPAFQPDSLFLSSATKDVGNLASYPISLTGEPACGRDVSEGNHQELVDGFISKGTNYEETKLKKSSATANALVIERVVKSTLVMLEVQVPPSGMLDGVVSQRSSGTGVIIYHTQDMGLVAVDKNTVAVSCSEVMLTFAAFPVEIPGEVVFVHPVHNFALVSYNPSALGPAGASAVRAAELLPEPALCRGDSVYLVGLITSLQATSRKSVVTNSCNSLTIASSGYPLYRATNMEIIELDTEIGNSFSGVLTDEHGRVRSLWGVFCTQMKLGAGYFQFSKGIPIYAISQVLDKIISGGNGPHLLINGVKRPMPQVRILEVELKPKLLSKARSLGLSDLRIKALVNKDPIRRQVLQVEGCWTGSKAENLLEQGDMVLAINNEPVTCFRDIENACQALDQSNTNDGKLQMTILRQGREIELLVGTDVRDGNGTTRAVCWCGCIVQDTHLAVRALGFLPKEGRGVYVARCFYGSPGHRYGLYAVKWVVEINGKPTPDLDSFVDVTKELEHAEFVRVRTVQLNGNPQLLTMKPDFHYWPTWELRFNPETLAWHRNVIKVH is encoded by the exons ATGGAGTTCAATGCTGTAACTGCCGAAGATTGGTCGAAGTCTGTCAGAAAAGTCTTCCCCGCCGTCGTTGTCCTCCGAACAACCGCTACTCGTACTTTCGATAGCTATTCTGCTTCTGTCGGCTCTGCTACCGGCTTTGTCGTCGACAAACGCCGCGGTTTTATTCTCACCAATCGCCATGTCGTCCGTCCTG GACCTGTTGTTGCTGACGCCAGGTTTTCGAGCGGTGAAGAGGTTCCCGTTCATCCTATTTACAGAGATCCA GTACATGATTTTGGGTTCTTTCGGTATGATCCTAGTGCTATAAAATTTCTAAACTATGAAGAGATACCTCTTGCTCCTGAAGCTGCTTCTGTTGGATTAGAAATCAGAGTTGTTGGTAATGATAGTGGTGACAAG GTTTCCATATCGCCTGGTACTATTGTTCGTTTGGATAGGGGTGCTCCTCAATATAAGAA GGATGGGTATAATGACTTTAACACATTCTATATTCAA GCAACATCTGTGACCAAAGTTGGATCAAGTGGTTCCCCAGTTATAGATTGGCAAGGTAGGGCAGTGGCGCTGCATGCTGCGGGCAATGCATTAAGTACAACGGCATACTTTTTACCTCTAGAACGA GTTGTGAGGGCATTAAGGTTTCTTCAAAAGGGGCGTAAAACTTATGTTAATAAATGGAAGCCAGTTTCTATACCCCGTGGTACACTTCAG GTGATTTTTCTCCATAAATGGTTTTTTGAGACACGTCAGCTTGGCCTCAGAAGTGAGACAGAGCAG ATAGTACGGCATGCTTCTCCTGCCAGCGAAACTGGAATGCTTGTTGTGGAATCTGTG GTGCCCGGTGGTCCTGGCGATAAACATTTGGAACCGGGTGATGTACTTGTTCGTGTCAATGGTCAG GTCATTACCCAATTTTTGAGACTGGAGACTATACTTGATGACAATGTAAACTCAAATAttgaactacaaattgaaaGAGGTGGCTCATCAAAGAGTTTAACTATATTG GTACAAGATTTGCACTCAATAACTCCCAATTATTTCTTGGAAGTCAGTGGAGCAGTAATCCATCCTCTTTCATATCAGCAG GCTAGAAACTTCCGATTCAATTGTGGTCTTGTTTATGTGGCAGAACCAGG atatatattttttaaagcaGGAGTTCCTCGCCATGCGATAATTAAGAAATTTGCTGGTCAAGAAATATCTTGCCTGGAGGAACTAATTTCAGTTCTGTCTAAGCTATCAAGGGGTGCTCAAGTGCCATTGGAGTATATAAGCTATGTGGATTGTCATCGAAGGAAG TTGGTGTCGGTGACGGTTGATCGCCATGAATGGTATGCACCTCCCCAGATATACACTCGGGACGACAGTACTGGCCTATGGATTGCTACGCCTGCTTTTCAGCCTGATTccctttttctatcatctgcgaCTAAAGATGTTGGAAATCTGGCCAGTTATCCAATTTCACTAACTGGTGAGCCTGCGTGTGGGAGAGATGTGTCTGAAGGTAACCATCAGGAGTTGGTTGATGGTTTCATTAGCAAGGGAACTAATTATGAAGAAACTAAGCTAAAAAAATCATCTGCCACAGCAAATGCATTGGTCATTGAACGTGTGGTTAAGTCTACTCTTGTGATGTTGGAG GTTCAAGTTCCTCCATCTGGTATGCTTGATGGTGTTGTTTCACAGCGCTCTTCTGGAACTGGAGTCATAATATATCACACTCAAGATATGGGATTAGTTGCAGTTGACAAGAATACTGTTGCAGTATCTTGCTCTGAAGTGATGCTAACTTTTGCTGCTTTCCCAGTTGAAATTCCTGGAGAG GTGGTATTTGTCCATCCTGTTCACAATTTTGCTCTCGTATCATATAATCCATCTGCTTTGGGACCTGCTGGAGCTTCAGCAGTTCGTGCGGCAGAGTTACTTCCAG AGCCGGCATTATGTCGAGGAGATTCTGTTTACCTTGTGGGCTTAATTACAAGCCTTCAAGCAACTTCTAGGAAATCAGTTGTTACCAATTCTTGCAATTCATTAACTATAGCATCTTCAGGCTACCCACTTTACAGAGCGACCAATATGGAAATTATTGAGCTTGATACTG AAATTGGTAATTCATTTTCGGGTGTGCTAACAGATGAACATGGAAGGGTTCGATCTTTATGGGGAGTCTTCTGTACTCAG ATGAAATTAGGTGCAGGATATTTTCAGTTTTCGAAGGGGATTCCGATTTATGCTATAAGCCAGGTCCTGGACAAGATCATATCTGGTGGAAATGGGCCACATCTTCTCATAAATGGTGTCAAAAGACCTATGCCACAAGTGAGAATTTTAGAAGTTGAACTTAAACCAAAATTACTTTCCAAGGCTCGTAGTTTAGGACTAAGTGATCTTCGCATTAAG GCACTTGTTAACAAAGACCCAATAAGACGACAGGTTTTACAAGTTGAGGGTTGTTGGACTGGATCAAAGGCTGAAAATCTTTTGGAGCAAGGGGACATGGTTTTAGCAATCAATAATGAACCAGTCACATGCTTCCGTGACATTGAAAATGCTTGCCAAGCTTTAGATCAATCTAATACCAATGATGGCAAGCTTCAGATGACTATTTTGCGGCAG GGACGAGAGATTGAACTTCTTGTGGGAACAGATGTTAGGGATGGAAATGGCACAACTCGTGCAGTTTGTTGGTGTGGTTGTATAGTTCAAGATACACATTTAGCAGTACGTGCTCTTGGATTTCTTCCAAAAGAGGGTCGCGGTGTATATGTGGCAAG GTGCTTTTATGGGAGTCCTGGACATAGATATGGTCTGTATGCTGTAAAGTGGGTAGTTGAAATTAATGGAAAACCAACTCCAGATCTAGATTCTTTTGTTGATGTTACAAAG GAACTAGAGCATGCGGAATTTGTTCGGGTAAGAACAGTTCAACTCAATGGAAATCCACAACTCCTGACGATGAAACCAGATTTCCACTACTGGCCTACATGGGAGTTGCGGTTTAATCCAGAAACATTAGCATGGCATCGTAATGTCATAAAG GTACACTAG